From Hydractinia symbiolongicarpus strain clone_291-10 chromosome 12, HSymV2.1, whole genome shotgun sequence, one genomic window encodes:
- the LOC130622392 gene encoding phosphatidylinositol 5-phosphate 4-kinase type-2 alpha-like isoform X1, with amino-acid sequence MSGLKKSLTKTKSKRKKVKAFHQKVKVFRATDPKMAVLMWGVSHSISQLSHVPPPVMLLKDDFKAYSKIKIDNHFYNKENMPGHFKVKEYMPLVFRNLRERFTIDERLYASSFLIQPKSIEDSGNSGAKFLRTVDKRFLIKTMEREEVEMMHQIMPSYYQYVVESHSDTLLPQYLGMYRTTIESKEYYYMVIRSIFSDKKRIHKKYDLKGSRIDRECKGSEKEKDFPTFKDNDFTKDNAKLYIGENKKTCLLEKLKKDVNFLSSLNMMDYSLLIGIHDTEHVDSDPEDEQDGEDGFETGDDSADGLDEPSSPDDTDATPRFTRTESTSSNSGAAYDSDFFLIHCNDESRHEVYYAGIIDVLTYYGATKKAAHAAKTVKHGVLNMRRRSVSEPGTKRWSLIFDTDKLDFAKAGAEISTVKPQVYANRFLEFIESAFE; translated from the exons ATGTCAGGGCTAAAGAAAAGTCTTACAAAGACGAAATCTAAACGAAAAAAGGTTAAAGCATTTCATCAAAAAGTCAAAGTGTTTCGTGCAACTGACCCAAAAATGGCAGTTTTAATGTGGGGAGTTAGCCATTCA ATATCACAGTTGTCGCATGTCCCACCACCTGTGATGCTGTTAAAAGATGACTTTAAAGCatatagtaaaataaaaattgataaccATTTTTATAATAA AGAAAATATGCCTGGTCACTTCAAAGTCAAAGAATACATGCCTTTAGTGTTTCGTAATTTACGTGAAAGATTCACAATTGATGAGAGATTATATGCT agCTCATTTTTAATTCAACCAAAATCCATTGAAGATTCTGGAAACAGTGGTGCAAAGTTTTTGCGAACTGTAGATAaacgatttttaattaaaacaatgGAAAGAGAGGAAGTGGAGATGATGCATCAAATCATGCCAAGTTATTATCAG TATGTTGTCGAGTCGCACTCCGATACGTTGCTGCCACAGTATCTTGGAATGTATCGCACTACTATCGAAAGCAAAGAATATTATTATATGGTCATACGAAGCATCTTCAGTGATAAGAAaagaatacataaaaaatacgaTCTCAAG GGGTCAAGAATTGACAGAGAATGTAAAGGCTccgaaaaa GAGAAAGATTTTCCGACGTTCAAGGACAATGACTTTACAAAAGACAATGCAAAATTATATATTGGCGAAAACAAGAAAACATGTCTGCTTGAAAAACTGAAGAAAGATGTTAAT tttctatCCAGTCTAAATATGATGGATTACAGTCTATTAATTGGTATCCATGACACCGAACATGTCGATAGCGATCCCGAAGATGAACAGGACGGCGAAGATGGCTTTGAGACAGGTGATGATTCTGCAGACGGACTTGATGAACCTTCGTCGCCAGATGACACGGATGCTACTCCCAGGTTTACTCGCACTGAGAGTACCAGTAGTAACAGTGGCGCAGCTTATGATTCTGATTTCTTTTTGATACATTGTAACGATG aaTCGAGACATGAAGTGTACTACGCTGGCATAATTGACGTGTTGACTTATTACGGCGCAACGAAGAAGGCCGCACATGCTGCTAAAACTGTCAAACATGGG GTATTAAATATGCGACGCCGCTCAGTAAGCGAGCCTGGAACTAAACGATGGTCGTTGATATTCGACACTGATAAATTAGACTTCGCCAAG gctGGGGCAGAAATATCAACTGTCAAACCTCAGGTCTATGCGAATAGATTTTTGGAATTTATTGAAAGCGCTTTTGAATAA
- the LOC130622392 gene encoding phosphatidylinositol 5-phosphate 4-kinase type-2 alpha-like isoform X2, translated as MSGLKKSLTKTKSKRKKVKAFHQKVKVFRATDPKMAVLMWGVSHSISQLSHVPPPVMLLKDDFKAYSKIKIDNHFYNKENMPGHFKVKEYMPLVFRNLRERFTIDERLYASSFLIQPKSIEDSGNSGAKFLRTVDKRFLIKTMEREEVEMMHQIMPSYYQYVVESHSDTLLPQYLGMYRTTIESKEYYYMVIRSIFSDKKRIHKKYDLKGSRIDRECKGSEKEKDFPTFKDNDFTKDNAKLYIGENKKTCLLEKLKKDVNFLSSLNMMDYSLLIGIHDTEHVDSDPEDEQDGEDGFETGDDSADGLDEPSSPDDTDATPRFTRTESTSSNSGAAYDSDFFLIHCNDESRHEVYYAGIIDVLTYYGATKKAAHAAKTVKHGAGAEISTVKPQVYANRFLEFIESAFE; from the exons ATGTCAGGGCTAAAGAAAAGTCTTACAAAGACGAAATCTAAACGAAAAAAGGTTAAAGCATTTCATCAAAAAGTCAAAGTGTTTCGTGCAACTGACCCAAAAATGGCAGTTTTAATGTGGGGAGTTAGCCATTCA ATATCACAGTTGTCGCATGTCCCACCACCTGTGATGCTGTTAAAAGATGACTTTAAAGCatatagtaaaataaaaattgataaccATTTTTATAATAA AGAAAATATGCCTGGTCACTTCAAAGTCAAAGAATACATGCCTTTAGTGTTTCGTAATTTACGTGAAAGATTCACAATTGATGAGAGATTATATGCT agCTCATTTTTAATTCAACCAAAATCCATTGAAGATTCTGGAAACAGTGGTGCAAAGTTTTTGCGAACTGTAGATAaacgatttttaattaaaacaatgGAAAGAGAGGAAGTGGAGATGATGCATCAAATCATGCCAAGTTATTATCAG TATGTTGTCGAGTCGCACTCCGATACGTTGCTGCCACAGTATCTTGGAATGTATCGCACTACTATCGAAAGCAAAGAATATTATTATATGGTCATACGAAGCATCTTCAGTGATAAGAAaagaatacataaaaaatacgaTCTCAAG GGGTCAAGAATTGACAGAGAATGTAAAGGCTccgaaaaa GAGAAAGATTTTCCGACGTTCAAGGACAATGACTTTACAAAAGACAATGCAAAATTATATATTGGCGAAAACAAGAAAACATGTCTGCTTGAAAAACTGAAGAAAGATGTTAAT tttctatCCAGTCTAAATATGATGGATTACAGTCTATTAATTGGTATCCATGACACCGAACATGTCGATAGCGATCCCGAAGATGAACAGGACGGCGAAGATGGCTTTGAGACAGGTGATGATTCTGCAGACGGACTTGATGAACCTTCGTCGCCAGATGACACGGATGCTACTCCCAGGTTTACTCGCACTGAGAGTACCAGTAGTAACAGTGGCGCAGCTTATGATTCTGATTTCTTTTTGATACATTGTAACGATG aaTCGAGACATGAAGTGTACTACGCTGGCATAATTGACGTGTTGACTTATTACGGCGCAACGAAGAAGGCCGCACATGCTGCTAAAACTGTCAAACATGGG gctGGGGCAGAAATATCAACTGTCAAACCTCAGGTCTATGCGAATAGATTTTTGGAATTTATTGAAAGCGCTTTTGAATAA